The Candidatus Koribacter versatilis Ellin345 genome has a segment encoding these proteins:
- a CDS encoding Ig-like domain-containing protein, with product MNTSCRFVSFLSLATSLTILLASCGGNSGSTTPPPPEAAPSLTFSAAATSVADGTSTTLTWKASNADSVSIDNGIGTEPVTGSVKVTPTKTTTYTATAVHGSKSATQTVTVTVTPKGPALQSISISPASFYLRVGEKQQLKATGSFDDGSSSDITLQLTWTSASSTTAGVGEGLVTGAAAGATDITASLDGLSAKAHVAVSAAASTNVLTYHYDNTRDGAIATETTLTPANVTKSGFGKRFTYAVDGQIYAQPLYMASLKIAGATHNVVFVATENDSVYAFDADGRQTSPLWKVSIGKPETVSDPLGIKPLLGITSTPVIDAATNTMYVVARDGSKFVLHALDVTTGAEKAGSPVTVTGSVSGSGGDSKGGGITLEGGCYQRSGLVLANGNVYLAFAHCAHGWLIAYDETSLQQTAIFNSTPDGSGGTFWMSGGAGAVDAGGDIYWMTGTNFGDSQPGYNNAFLKMSRTLTIDDYFMPSNTDTLIKNDADLGSGGLVLMPDNSSGTPHEVIGGGKDGRIFVLNRDRMGEYQSTDDVLQVVQTGTQQYNNLHCTPVYWNGSLYVHSASDVIRAYGWSSSTGMLTTAATSKGSTVFGSHGATPIVSSNGNSDGILWEVEYTDYSSGGAGILHAYDATDVSKELYNSTQAGSRDTAGPAIKFTPPVVADGQVFVSTSNELDIYGLL from the coding sequence ATGAACACTTCGTGTCGCTTCGTCTCCTTCCTCTCTCTTGCCACCTCGTTAACCATTTTGCTTGCCAGCTGCGGAGGAAACTCCGGCAGCACAACCCCGCCGCCACCCGAGGCCGCGCCGTCGCTGACATTTTCCGCGGCTGCAACGTCGGTTGCGGACGGGACCTCTACCACGTTGACATGGAAGGCTTCCAACGCCGACTCGGTATCGATCGATAACGGAATCGGCACCGAGCCGGTGACGGGTTCGGTAAAGGTCACTCCCACGAAAACTACCACTTACACAGCTACCGCGGTGCACGGAAGCAAGAGCGCTACCCAAACCGTGACGGTGACGGTTACACCCAAGGGCCCGGCGCTGCAGTCGATTTCGATTTCACCGGCCAGCTTCTATCTACGGGTTGGCGAAAAGCAGCAGTTGAAGGCAACAGGCAGCTTTGACGATGGCAGTTCTTCGGACATCACATTGCAACTCACGTGGACGTCGGCAAGTTCGACCACTGCAGGAGTCGGGGAAGGACTGGTGACAGGCGCGGCTGCGGGTGCTACGGACATCACCGCCAGTCTCGACGGGTTGAGCGCAAAGGCGCATGTTGCGGTGAGCGCTGCGGCTTCGACGAACGTCCTCACTTATCACTACGACAATACGCGGGACGGCGCGATCGCAACCGAGACCACTCTCACTCCTGCGAACGTTACCAAGAGCGGCTTCGGTAAGCGTTTCACTTATGCGGTGGATGGTCAAATTTATGCGCAGCCGCTGTACATGGCGAGCCTCAAGATCGCGGGCGCTACGCACAACGTTGTGTTCGTCGCGACGGAGAACGACTCGGTCTATGCCTTCGATGCGGATGGGCGACAGACATCTCCGTTATGGAAGGTGAGTATCGGCAAGCCGGAGACGGTAAGCGATCCGCTCGGCATCAAACCATTGCTGGGAATCACTTCGACGCCAGTAATCGATGCGGCGACCAACACCATGTACGTTGTTGCGCGCGACGGATCGAAGTTCGTGTTGCATGCGCTCGACGTGACCACCGGCGCGGAGAAGGCTGGGTCGCCCGTAACAGTGACGGGGTCGGTGAGCGGCTCCGGCGGCGATAGCAAGGGCGGCGGCATTACGCTCGAAGGCGGTTGTTATCAGCGTTCGGGGCTGGTCCTGGCGAACGGCAATGTTTACCTCGCCTTTGCTCATTGCGCCCACGGGTGGCTCATCGCCTACGACGAAACTTCGCTGCAGCAGACGGCGATCTTCAACAGCACCCCGGATGGTTCGGGCGGGACGTTCTGGATGAGCGGCGGTGCTGGCGCGGTCGATGCTGGCGGCGATATTTACTGGATGACCGGTACAAACTTTGGCGACTCGCAGCCGGGCTACAACAATGCGTTCTTGAAGATGTCGCGCACTTTGACGATTGACGACTACTTCATGCCGAGCAACACCGACACCTTGATCAAGAACGATGCCGATCTCGGCAGCGGTGGCCTGGTGCTGATGCCCGACAACTCGTCCGGTACGCCACACGAGGTCATCGGAGGCGGTAAGGATGGACGCATCTTCGTGCTGAATCGCGATCGGATGGGCGAGTACCAATCCACGGATGATGTGTTGCAAGTGGTGCAGACCGGAACGCAGCAATACAACAACCTGCACTGCACGCCGGTGTACTGGAACGGCAGCCTGTATGTGCACTCCGCCAGCGATGTCATTCGGGCGTACGGCTGGTCAAGTAGCACGGGGATGCTGACCACTGCGGCGACGTCGAAGGGAAGCACGGTGTTCGGGTCGCATGGCGCGACACCGATCGTCTCGTCAAACGGCAACAGCGATGGGATCCTCTGGGAAGTCGAGTACACCGACTATTCCAGCGGAGGCGCGGGCATCCTGCATGCGTACGACGCAACCGATGTCTCGAAAGAGCTGTACAACAGCACGCAGGCGGGATCGCGAGATACGGCTGGTCCGGCGATCAAGTTCACGCCGCCGGTGGTGGCAGACGGCCAAGTCTTCGTCTCAACCAGCAATGAGCTCGATATCTACGGGCTCCTGTAG
- a CDS encoding S9 family peptidase produces MRNRILLSALLIASTFAFPQFTIEQVLSSPFPSELVAAKDASRVAWVFDNRGERNVWIADAPDFKARQLTHYHGDDGQPIAALTISNDGKTILYARGTEVNGGGSSANPQSLTAGAKQQVFAIDVAKGEPRTLGDMGCGEEGCEDIQISPDGKWAAWANKTGILLAPIDGKQQAKKLNELRGELSEPRWSPDGKRLAFVVNRTDHSFIGLQEIGGTEVRYLAPSTNRDDLPRWSADGKQIAFVRQPGVQAKLPLIPVRPHPWSIWVADASTAQGKEVWHSGDQPRDSFPMFIGTSFYFAGDRIVFVSTRDNRNHLYSVPAAGGEATQLTQGNFEVEDVTLSKDQKWITYSSNEYTSDSKDEDRRHLWRVPATGGQRQQLSSGETIEWSPTLVGDKVICLGSSATSPAMPYEVTGSSRRLIAADMLKDFPSNQLVTPQQVIFDSDGLKIHGQLFVPKDGKSTHPALIFTHGGPVRQMMLGFHYMDYYHNAYAMNQYLASKGYVVLSVNYRLGIMYGYDFLNPPNTVWRGAAEYNDVVAGAKYLQSLSNVDKSKIGLWGGSYGGFLTAMGLARNSDIFSAGVDFHGVHDWSAFIGEWENNATAAPDAKEAQKLAFDSSPEASISTWKSPVLLIHGDDDRNVPFSQTTTLAEKLKNQGVEFEELIFPDEIHGFLMFKSWIKAYSVEEQYFDKKLK; encoded by the coding sequence ATGCGCAACAGGATTCTTCTCTCGGCTCTTCTGATCGCATCCACCTTCGCATTTCCTCAATTCACCATCGAGCAGGTTCTTAGTTCTCCATTCCCGAGTGAACTCGTCGCTGCCAAAGATGCTTCGCGCGTCGCTTGGGTCTTCGACAATCGGGGCGAGCGCAACGTCTGGATCGCCGACGCTCCCGACTTCAAAGCGCGCCAACTCACCCATTACCACGGCGACGACGGCCAACCGATCGCTGCGCTCACCATCAGCAACGACGGCAAGACGATTCTTTACGCTCGCGGAACCGAAGTAAATGGCGGCGGCTCTTCCGCAAATCCTCAGAGTCTGACCGCAGGCGCAAAGCAGCAGGTCTTCGCTATTGATGTAGCGAAGGGAGAGCCGCGCACACTTGGCGACATGGGCTGTGGCGAAGAAGGTTGCGAGGACATCCAAATCTCTCCTGACGGCAAGTGGGCCGCATGGGCGAACAAGACCGGCATCCTTCTGGCACCCATCGACGGCAAACAGCAGGCCAAGAAGCTCAATGAGCTTCGCGGCGAACTCTCCGAACCACGGTGGTCGCCGGACGGAAAGCGGCTCGCGTTCGTCGTCAATCGCACCGACCATAGTTTTATCGGGCTGCAGGAAATCGGCGGAACCGAAGTCCGCTATCTAGCTCCAAGCACCAATCGTGACGATCTTCCGCGATGGTCCGCGGACGGCAAGCAGATCGCCTTCGTTCGTCAGCCCGGAGTGCAGGCGAAATTGCCGTTGATCCCGGTACGTCCGCACCCCTGGTCGATCTGGGTCGCCGACGCCAGCACCGCACAGGGCAAAGAGGTCTGGCACAGCGGCGATCAACCTCGAGACTCATTCCCGATGTTCATCGGTACGTCGTTTTATTTCGCGGGTGATCGCATTGTCTTCGTCTCCACGCGCGACAACCGCAATCACCTCTACTCGGTTCCGGCCGCCGGGGGTGAAGCGACGCAACTCACGCAAGGCAATTTCGAAGTCGAAGACGTGACCCTTAGCAAAGACCAAAAGTGGATCACCTACTCGTCGAATGAGTACACGAGTGATTCCAAGGACGAAGACCGGCGTCATCTCTGGCGCGTCCCGGCAACTGGCGGTCAGCGCCAGCAACTCAGCAGCGGTGAGACGATCGAATGGTCGCCCACGCTTGTCGGCGACAAAGTCATCTGTCTCGGATCAAGTGCGACTTCGCCCGCCATGCCCTACGAAGTAACCGGCAGCAGCCGCAGGCTGATTGCCGCCGACATGCTGAAAGATTTCCCCTCGAACCAGTTGGTAACACCCCAGCAAGTCATCTTCGATAGTGACGGCCTGAAGATCCACGGCCAACTATTCGTCCCCAAGGATGGCAAATCAACCCATCCCGCGCTGATCTTCACCCACGGCGGACCGGTCCGACAGATGATGCTCGGCTTCCACTACATGGACTACTACCACAACGCCTACGCCATGAATCAATACCTGGCGAGCAAGGGCTATGTGGTGCTGTCCGTGAATTACCGCCTCGGCATCATGTACGGATACGACTTCCTCAACCCACCCAACACAGTTTGGCGCGGTGCGGCCGAGTACAACGACGTTGTCGCTGGAGCGAAGTACCTGCAGTCCCTGTCTAACGTCGACAAATCGAAGATCGGCCTCTGGGGCGGATCGTACGGAGGATTCCTCACGGCCATGGGCCTAGCCCGCAACTCCGACATCTTCTCTGCCGGCGTGGACTTCCATGGCGTACACGACTGGTCGGCCTTCATTGGTGAGTGGGAGAACAATGCGACGGCTGCGCCCGATGCGAAGGAAGCCCAGAAACTGGCCTTCGATTCATCGCCTGAGGCATCGATCAGCACGTGGAAGTCTCCAGTGCTGTTGATTCACGGCGACGACGACCGTAACGTACCGTTCTCGCAAACGACCACCCTCGCGGAGAAACTGAAGAACCAGGGCGTGGAGTTTGAAGAGCTGATCTTCCCTGATGAGATCCACGGGTTCCTGATGTTCAAATCGTGGATCAAGGCCTACTCGGTGGAGGAGCAGTATTTCGACAAGAAACTTAAGTAA
- a CDS encoding N-acetylmuramoyl-L-alanine amidase → MGFRVRTFRGRQWAALLLLLTTATFVAFSAPSTSRKKELALSAYEDAEKMREALNGQPEKDRTKAAYQKVIEAYKKVYFTTPASSKADASILAVAEVMAEEGRHFQDQKPLKDAIAQYEFLRKEYPGSKYRMDALFTIGQIQKEDLKDPAAAKATFEEFLQRYPKSQLVDQAHKALADLSAPPPLTPTEVQAAAVAEKKHAAMPTVNGIRYWSTPDYTRVAIDLDDEVKYEAGRIPHPDRIFFDLHNAKLASTLVGKSFEVGDGFLRTVRVAPYQKDVVRIVLDVEDVADYSAFLLPNPYRLIIDIHGKKPATAVATNKPEKKAEEPRAEKKTELAEAKPAPKPETPKETPKPAKKETAKAEPPSNETKRPEVAQKADSTPPTSPQADAAGVKKSQEQMRTEAADYERKYKAAKEEGNPLPKPDADLAATKSGVKATTAPTSKPTYQAVEPKAPKTETASTSKGKKSKASEVAEIHEAAPTAAGDRSLIRALGLKINRIVVDAGHGGHDTGTVGPSGYSEKELVLDVALRLGKLLESRLGSEVIYTRDDDTFIPLETRTAIANQHEADLFVSVHANSSRDKSARGVETYYLNFTSDPAALDVAARENAVSEKSIHELQDLVKKITLKEKIDESRELASDIEGSLATGLSNKSAPMRNRGVKKAPFIVLIGANMPSILAEISFLSNPADEKKLKTPEYRQKIAESLYKGVSKYVSSLSSVKVAQQTQKAPGD, encoded by the coding sequence ATGGGGTTCAGGGTTCGTACGTTCCGAGGCAGACAGTGGGCGGCGCTGCTCTTATTGCTGACCACCGCAACCTTCGTCGCCTTCTCCGCACCTTCCACTTCCCGCAAGAAAGAACTCGCGCTTTCCGCCTACGAAGACGCCGAAAAGATGCGCGAGGCCCTCAACGGCCAGCCCGAAAAAGATCGCACCAAGGCCGCCTATCAGAAGGTGATTGAAGCTTACAAAAAGGTGTACTTCACCACCCCAGCTTCGTCGAAGGCCGATGCCAGCATTCTTGCCGTCGCCGAAGTGATGGCGGAAGAAGGCCGCCACTTTCAGGACCAGAAGCCGCTGAAGGACGCGATCGCCCAGTACGAGTTCCTGCGTAAGGAATACCCCGGCAGCAAATACCGCATGGACGCTCTGTTCACCATCGGGCAGATCCAGAAGGAAGACCTGAAAGATCCCGCCGCGGCGAAGGCGACCTTCGAGGAATTTCTTCAGCGCTATCCAAAATCGCAGCTCGTTGACCAGGCGCACAAGGCGCTGGCTGATCTGAGCGCACCGCCGCCGCTGACGCCAACCGAAGTTCAGGCGGCCGCCGTGGCCGAGAAGAAACACGCTGCAATGCCGACGGTGAACGGCATCCGCTACTGGTCCACGCCCGATTACACCCGCGTCGCAATTGACCTCGATGACGAGGTGAAGTACGAGGCCGGGCGGATTCCGCATCCCGACCGCATCTTCTTCGACCTGCATAACGCCAAGCTCGCCTCGACTCTCGTCGGCAAGAGCTTTGAGGTGGGCGACGGATTCCTCCGAACAGTGCGAGTCGCTCCGTATCAGAAAGATGTCGTACGCATCGTGCTCGACGTCGAGGATGTCGCCGATTACTCGGCATTCCTCCTGCCGAACCCGTACCGGCTAATCATCGATATTCACGGCAAGAAGCCGGCAACCGCGGTCGCCACCAATAAGCCGGAGAAAAAGGCGGAAGAACCGAGGGCTGAAAAGAAGACGGAACTCGCAGAAGCGAAACCAGCGCCCAAACCTGAGACTCCGAAGGAAACTCCGAAGCCGGCGAAGAAGGAAACAGCAAAGGCGGAGCCTCCCTCAAACGAGACCAAACGGCCGGAAGTCGCGCAGAAGGCTGACAGCACCCCGCCCACGTCACCGCAAGCAGACGCCGCTGGCGTCAAGAAGTCCCAGGAGCAAATGCGCACCGAGGCGGCAGACTACGAGCGCAAGTACAAAGCAGCCAAGGAAGAGGGCAATCCGCTTCCCAAGCCCGATGCTGACCTGGCCGCCACCAAATCAGGCGTAAAGGCCACGACGGCACCGACGAGCAAGCCGACGTATCAAGCGGTCGAACCGAAGGCCCCAAAAACCGAGACTGCATCCACTTCCAAGGGCAAAAAATCGAAAGCCTCCGAGGTCGCTGAAATTCATGAGGCCGCCCCAACCGCCGCCGGTGACCGCTCACTGATCCGCGCGCTTGGCCTGAAGATCAATCGCATTGTGGTCGATGCCGGACACGGCGGCCACGACACCGGCACCGTGGGCCCAAGCGGCTACTCCGAGAAAGAGCTCGTCCTCGACGTGGCACTTCGCCTAGGCAAGTTGCTCGAAAGCCGCCTCGGTTCGGAAGTCATCTATACCCGCGACGACGATACGTTCATCCCGCTCGAGACCCGAACCGCGATCGCTAACCAGCACGAGGCCGACTTATTCGTCTCTGTTCACGCCAACAGCAGCCGCGACAAGAGCGCCCGTGGCGTTGAGACCTATTACCTGAACTTCACCTCTGATCCGGCAGCGCTCGATGTCGCCGCTCGCGAAAACGCAGTGTCGGAGAAGTCGATTCACGAACTTCAGGACCTAGTGAAGAAGATCACCCTGAAAGAAAAGATCGACGAATCGCGCGAACTTGCCAGCGACATCGAAGGTTCGCTCGCCACCGGTCTTTCGAACAAGAGCGCCCCAATGCGCAACCGCGGCGTGAAGAAAGCGCCTTTCATCGTGCTGATCGGCGCCAATATGCCGAGTATCCTTGCTGAGATATCGTTCCTCAGCAATCCCGCCGACGAAAAGAAGCTGAAGACGCCTGAGTACCGCCAGAAGATCGCCGAATCGCTATACAAGGGCGTCTCGAAGTACGTCAGTAGCCTGAGTAGCGTGAAGGTGGCGCAGCAAACGCAAAAGGCGCCAGGCGATTAA
- a CDS encoding MFS transporter produces the protein MSLIAVMLAGACTFLNVYCTQPLLPFLRRLFHASELQVSLTVSATTFGVAIAAPIVGLMAERIGRKKVIVPALFWLTVPTLLAATSTGIWSMVLWRFLQGICVPGIIAVMIAYIGEEFSGINVGSVMASYVTGTVFGGFLGRFIAGLVATHWHWRAAFVVIGVINLCGAIAVRQWLPKARNFKKAEDINATLNDMRMHLRNPRLLATVAMGFGVLFSLVGAFTYVNFYLAAPPFHLSSAALGTIFCVYLLGLIITPLSGRFLDRSGFRNTAIVATAFALTGLACTLSQHLSIVIVGLALFSSGIFIYQAAATVQTGINAGRARSSAAGLYVTLYYIGGSVGATALGWVWLWRGWHACVAAIAVASLLTLVCAFLSSSPTERIPARVVTESAEVS, from the coding sequence ATGAGCCTGATCGCGGTCATGCTCGCGGGCGCGTGCACATTTCTCAACGTCTATTGCACCCAGCCTCTGCTGCCATTTCTTCGACGCTTATTTCACGCATCGGAACTCCAGGTCAGTCTTACGGTGAGCGCGACCACGTTCGGTGTCGCCATCGCGGCGCCCATCGTCGGCTTAATGGCAGAGCGCATTGGACGCAAGAAGGTCATTGTTCCCGCGCTGTTCTGGCTTACCGTTCCAACTCTGCTCGCTGCAACCTCCACTGGCATCTGGTCGATGGTGCTGTGGCGCTTCCTGCAAGGCATCTGCGTCCCGGGAATTATTGCGGTGATGATCGCCTACATCGGCGAAGAATTCAGCGGCATCAATGTAGGCAGCGTGATGGCTTCCTATGTGACCGGCACCGTGTTCGGCGGTTTTCTTGGCCGTTTCATCGCCGGACTGGTCGCCACCCACTGGCATTGGCGCGCCGCTTTTGTCGTCATCGGCGTCATCAACCTGTGCGGAGCGATCGCCGTTCGACAATGGCTGCCCAAAGCCAGGAACTTCAAAAAAGCCGAAGACATTAACGCAACGCTCAATGACATGCGGATGCACCTGCGCAATCCGCGGCTGCTGGCCACGGTCGCCATGGGATTCGGCGTACTCTTCTCGCTGGTCGGCGCATTCACTTACGTGAACTTCTACTTGGCAGCGCCGCCATTCCACCTCAGCAGTGCCGCTCTGGGCACGATCTTCTGCGTCTACCTGCTCGGTCTCATCATTACGCCGCTCTCCGGACGCTTCCTGGACCGCAGCGGCTTCCGCAATACCGCGATTGTGGCCACGGCGTTCGCGCTCACAGGACTTGCCTGCACGCTCTCGCAGCACCTCAGCATAGTGATCGTGGGCCTGGCGCTGTTCTCCTCCGGCATCTTCATCTACCAGGCCGCCGCCACGGTACAGACCGGCATCAACGCCGGCCGCGCCCGCTCTTCTGCCGCCGGACTCTACGTCACTCTCTACTACATTGGTGGCAGCGTGGGCGCGACAGCGCTCGGTTGGGTGTGGCTCTGGCGCGGCTGGCACGCCTGCGTTGCCGCGATCGCCGTGGCCTCGTTGCTCACGCTCGTCTGTGCGTTCCTCAGCAGCTCGCCGACGGAGCGCATCCCTGCGCGCGTCGTCACCGAGTCTGCCGAGGTCAGCTAA
- a CDS encoding DUF6599 family protein: protein MNRLFTFVAVLCFALGAFAADPPAPAPLLPQSFAGWDKTQTLKHGNDPAQADAAMPAVLKEYGFHDFEEAQYTRGGRKITIKAARFDNVTGSYGAFTFYRQPEMIQEKIGDDAASANTRILFYRSNVLVDANLDQVTAMSAADLRALAQELPKAAGNDATAPILPGYLPHEKSVQGTLKYVLGPNALTALHAPVSTDQINFEKYGTAAEAAFADYADHGDRSTMVVVSYPTPQIATERLQNFENTMSTAPGFVAKRSGDKVVIMTGNLSSGDEKALVGSVNFDATVSWTEATKLRARDNIGNLVVAMFTLAGILMLVGLIFGVFFGGIRVLFQRILPGRFHKEDEDTIISLDLR from the coding sequence ATGAACCGCCTTTTTACGTTCGTCGCCGTACTTTGCTTCGCCCTTGGGGCCTTTGCTGCCGATCCCCCGGCTCCCGCGCCTTTGCTGCCGCAAAGTTTTGCCGGATGGGACAAGACGCAGACTCTGAAGCATGGCAATGATCCCGCTCAAGCTGATGCGGCCATGCCCGCCGTGCTGAAGGAATACGGTTTCCACGACTTCGAAGAAGCGCAGTACACCCGCGGCGGACGCAAGATCACGATCAAGGCCGCGCGCTTCGACAACGTCACCGGCTCCTATGGCGCATTCACGTTCTATCGCCAACCGGAGATGATCCAGGAGAAGATCGGCGATGACGCCGCTTCGGCCAACACGCGCATTCTGTTCTACCGCAGCAACGTTCTCGTGGATGCCAACCTCGACCAGGTGACCGCGATGTCGGCTGCCGACCTGCGCGCCCTGGCCCAGGAATTGCCGAAGGCGGCTGGCAATGACGCCACCGCACCGATACTTCCCGGGTACTTGCCCCATGAGAAGTCCGTCCAAGGCACACTCAAGTACGTCCTCGGACCGAATGCCCTGACCGCACTGCACGCGCCGGTGAGCACCGATCAAATCAACTTCGAGAAATACGGCACTGCCGCGGAAGCAGCCTTCGCCGACTACGCCGATCATGGCGATCGCTCCACAATGGTGGTCGTGTCCTATCCAACACCACAAATTGCCACGGAGCGTTTACAGAATTTTGAGAACACGATGAGTACCGCGCCGGGCTTCGTCGCAAAACGCAGCGGCGACAAAGTCGTGATCATGACCGGCAACCTGTCGAGCGGCGATGAGAAGGCTCTTGTCGGCAGTGTGAACTTCGACGCGACCGTGAGCTGGACCGAAGCGACCAAACTTCGCGCGCGTGACAATATCGGCAACCTCGTCGTCGCGATGTTTACGCTAGCCGGAATTCTCATGCTCGTCGGCCTTATCTTTGGGGTGTTTTTCGGCGGAATCCGGGTCCTCTTCCAGCGAATTCTCCCCGGACGCTTCCATAAAGAGGATGAGGACACGATCATCAGTCTCGACCTCCGGTAA
- a CDS encoding GNAT family N-acetyltransferase — MPRVVFFTRRASTSDAEALSEFARAVFPLGGRPGAAQADLDAYFEEKLTPDRFREAIADTNVVLFIAEFEQKIAGYGELWHDSPHPQLTEPHPSEVRKLYVGPNFHGSGVAHALMLEMLAYAAHPVWLGVFSENPRAIRFYERFGFKIIGTQQFLVGNDPQEDFLMRRDEQKGTA, encoded by the coding sequence ATGCCTCGAGTTGTGTTCTTTACCCGACGCGCGAGCACCAGCGATGCCGAAGCTTTGTCGGAATTTGCGCGCGCGGTGTTCCCTCTCGGCGGACGCCCGGGCGCTGCACAGGCCGACCTCGATGCCTACTTCGAGGAGAAGCTCACGCCAGATCGGTTCCGCGAAGCCATCGCAGATACCAATGTCGTGCTTTTCATCGCGGAGTTTGAACAAAAGATTGCCGGGTATGGCGAGCTGTGGCACGACAGCCCTCATCCGCAATTGACGGAGCCGCATCCCTCCGAGGTGCGCAAACTTTATGTCGGGCCGAATTTCCACGGGAGCGGTGTCGCCCATGCGCTGATGCTCGAGATGCTGGCGTATGCCGCCCATCCGGTCTGGCTCGGCGTCTTCTCCGAAAACCCGCGCGCCATTCGCTTCTACGAGCGCTTCGGATTCAAGATCATCGGCACGCAGCAATTCCTCGTCGGCAACGATCCCCAGGAAGACTTCCTTATGCGGCGCGACGAACAGAAGGGAACGGCATGA
- a CDS encoding aldose epimerase family protein produces the protein MLHNRILAVFFTLSVLASLAHAATTVSKSEFGKMPDGRSVDIYTLKDGAIEARITTYGARIVSLLAPDKNGKTADITLGYDNVDGYVKDGASFGSLVGRYAGRIGNATFNLDGKDFHTPKNDGPNTLHGGPENFGKQLWTGKQIANGVELTYVSKDGEAGFPGTLTTVVRYTLIGKDLKLDISAATDKDTVLNLTNHAYWNLAGEGSGDVAKQEVQINAAKVVPVNDGLIPTGKLADVAGTPLDLRKLTPIGAHVDDKSNDQLKYGIGYDITYVLDNNGKLVPASEAYDPASGRVLTVLTDQPGLHFYSGNHMDGVAGKGGHKYAFRNAYAFEAQNFSDAPNQPNFPSAVLKPGQKFHHIIIFRFSTK, from the coding sequence GTGCTCCATAACCGCATCTTGGCAGTCTTCTTCACGCTTTCTGTTCTCGCCTCACTTGCCCACGCCGCAACCACCGTCAGCAAATCTGAGTTCGGCAAAATGCCCGACGGCCGCTCCGTCGACATCTATACCCTCAAAGACGGCGCCATCGAAGCCCGTATCACCACCTACGGTGCGCGCATCGTCTCCTTGCTTGCCCCCGACAAGAACGGCAAAACCGCCGACATCACCCTCGGCTACGACAACGTTGACGGCTACGTCAAAGACGGTGCATCCTTCGGTTCGCTCGTCGGCCGCTACGCCGGTCGCATCGGCAACGCAACCTTCAACCTCGATGGCAAAGACTTCCATACCCCCAAGAACGACGGCCCCAACACCTTGCACGGCGGACCCGAAAATTTTGGCAAGCAGCTTTGGACAGGCAAGCAGATTGCCAATGGCGTTGAACTGACTTACGTCAGCAAAGATGGCGAAGCCGGTTTCCCCGGCACCCTGACCACAGTCGTCCGCTACACGCTGATCGGCAAAGACCTCAAGCTCGACATCTCCGCTGCCACCGACAAGGACACCGTCCTCAACCTGACCAACCACGCCTACTGGAACCTGGCTGGTGAAGGTAGCGGCGACGTCGCCAAGCAGGAAGTGCAGATCAACGCCGCGAAAGTTGTCCCCGTAAACGATGGCCTGATTCCCACCGGCAAACTCGCTGATGTCGCCGGCACGCCCCTCGATCTTCGCAAGCTCACTCCCATCGGTGCGCACGTTGACGACAAGTCGAACGACCAACTCAAGTACGGCATCGGCTACGACATCACCTACGTTCTCGACAACAACGGTAAGCTCGTGCCCGCCTCCGAAGCCTACGATCCTGCCAGCGGACGCGTTCTCACCGTGCTCACCGACCAGCCCGGCCTGCATTTCTACAGCGGCAATCACATGGACGGCGTAGCCGGCAAAGGTGGACACAAATACGCCTTCCGCAATGCCTATGCCTTCGAAGCCCAGAATTTCTCCGACGCTCCGAACCAGCCCAACTTCCCCAGCGCCGTGCTGAAGCCCGGCCAGAAATTCCACCACATCATCATCTTCCGTTTCTCGACGAAGTAA